A genomic region of Anas acuta chromosome 1, bAnaAcu1.1, whole genome shotgun sequence contains the following coding sequences:
- the MCAT gene encoding malonyl-CoA-acyl carrier protein transacylase, mitochondrial, translating into MGSWAAAPWRLGGCVGLHRAWRRAGSSLAGGGERAARLSDLLRSSERDGAPGEEAAAAARRDRRPPREGTVLLFPGQGSHFVGMGRGLLRYPGVRDMYRLAEKVLGYDLLSLCLEGPRAELDRTQHCQPAVFVASLAAVEKLSHRQPDVLESCVAAAGYSVGEFAALVFAGAMDFAEALYAVKVRAEAMQKASEAVPSGMLSVIGRPEANYKFACLEARRHCELLGIENPVCEISNYLFPDSRVIAGHLQALKFLQENARKYYFTRTKMLPVSGAFHTRLMEPAVEPLAEVLKCTEIQTPLICVYSNVDSKKYMHSKHIQKLLVKQIVSPVLWEQTMHSVYERKQGTEFPYTYEVGPGKQLGAVLKKCNLKAWRQYSHVDVSEDEEVTKT; encoded by the exons ATGGGCAGCTGGGCCGCGGCGCCATGGCGGCTCGGTGGCTGCGTCGGCCTTCACCGCGCCTGGCGACGGGCGGGCAGCTCCCTGGCCGGCGGTGGGGAACGGGCGGCGAGGCTGAGCGACCTGCTGAGGAGCTCGGAGCGGGACGGGGCGCCGGgagaggaggcggcggcggcggcgaggcgGGACCGGCGGCCCCCCCGGGAGGGCACGGTGCTGCTCTTTCCCGGGCAGGGCAGCCATTTCGTGGGGATGGGCCGCGGGCTGCTACGGTACCCCGGCGTGCGGGACATGTACCGCCTGGCCGAGAAGGTGCTGGGCTACGACCTGCTCTCGCTCTGCCTGGAGGGGCCGCGGGCAGAGCTGGACcgcacccagcactgccagcccgCCGTGTTCGTCGCCTCCCTGGCCGCCGTGGAGAAGCTCAGCCACCGGCAGCCTGAC GTGCTGGAGAGCTGCGTGGCCGCCGCCGGGTACAGCGTCGGGGAGTTCGCTGCGCTTGTGTTCGCCGGAGCCATGGACTTCGCTGAAG CACTGTATGCAGTGAAGGTGCGCGCTGAAGCTATGCAGAAGGCGTCGGAGGCTGTCCCCAGTGGGATGCTGTCAGTGATTGGCCGGCCGGAGGCAAATTACAAGTTTGCCTGCTTGGAAGCTCGCAGGCACTGTGAATTGCTGGGTATAGAAAACCCTGTATGTGAAATTTCAAACTATTTGTTTCCAGACAGCAGAGTCATTGCGGGACACTTGCAG GCTTTGAAGTTTTTGCAGGAGAATGCCcgaaaatattattttacacGTACGAAAATGCTTCCGGTCAGTGGTGCTTTTCACACACGACTTATGGAACCAGCAGTAGAGCCACTGGCTGAAGTCCTAAAATGCACTGAGATTCAAACACCCCTGATTTGTGTCTATTCCAATGTTGATAGCAAAAAGTATATGCACTCAAAACACATTCAGAAGCTGCTAGTAAAGCAGATTGTTTCACCTGTGTTATGGGAACAGACCATGCATTCTGTTTatgaaagaaagcaaggaaCAGAATTTCCTTACACATACGAAGTGGGGCCTGGGAAGCAGCTAGGAGCAGTTCTGAAAAAGTGTAACTTAAAGGCCTGGAGGCAATATAGCCACGTAGATGTTTCAGAAGATGAGGAAGTAACAAAGACATAA